A region from the Citrobacter telavivensis genome encodes:
- the pxpB gene encoding 5-oxoprolinase subunit PxpB — translation MQRARCYLLGETAVVLELEPPVTLASQKRIWRLAQRLVETPNVVEAIPGMNNITVILRDPQTLALDAIERLQRWWEESEALEPDSRYIEIPVTYGGAGGPDLADVARHSGLSEKQVVELHASVEYVVWFLGFQPGFPYLGSLPEQLHTPRRAEPRLIVPAGSVGIGGPQTGIYPLPTPGGWQLIGHTALPLFDPKKEQPVLLRPGDSVRFIPQKEGVC, via the coding sequence GTGCAACGAGCGCGTTGTTATCTGTTAGGTGAAACGGCGGTGGTGCTGGAGCTTGAGCCGCCGGTGACGCTGGCGAGCCAGAAACGTATCTGGCGACTGGCCCAGCGTTTGGTTGAGACACCAAACGTTGTTGAGGCTATTCCTGGAATGAACAATATCACCGTGATCCTGCGCGACCCGCAAACGCTGGCGCTGGATGCGATTGAACGCCTGCAACGCTGGTGGGAGGAGAGTGAGGCGCTGGAGCCTGACTCGCGCTATATCGAAATTCCGGTGACCTACGGCGGTGCTGGCGGTCCCGATCTGGCAGACGTTGCCCGCCACAGCGGTCTGAGCGAAAAGCAGGTGGTGGAACTGCACGCGTCGGTCGAGTACGTGGTCTGGTTTTTAGGTTTTCAGCCCGGATTCCCGTATCTCGGCAGCTTACCGGAACAACTGCACACGCCAAGACGCGCTGAGCCGCGGCTGATCGTTCCGGCGGGGTCGGTGGGTATCGGCGGGCCGCAAACGGGGATTTATCCGCTGCCAACCCCCGGCGGCTGGCAACTGATCGGACACACCGCGCTGCCGCTGTTCGACCCGAAAAAAGAGCAACCGGTTCTCCTGCGCCCCGGCGATAGCGTGCGCTTTATCCCGCAGAAGGAGGGGGTATGCTGA
- a CDS encoding type 2 GTP cyclohydrolase I gives MKNTELEQLINEKLNSAAISDYAPNGLQVEGKETVQKIVTGVTASQALLDEAVRLQADAVIVHHGYFWKGESPVIRGMKRNRLKTLLANDINLYGWHLPLDAHPELGNNAQLASLLGITVLGEIEPLVPWGELAIPVPGLELASWIEARLGRKPLWCGDTGPDTVKRVAWCTGGGQSFIDSAAQAGVDAFITGEVSEQTIHSAREQGLHFYAAGHHATERGGIRALSEWLTENTDLDVTFIDIPNPA, from the coding sequence ATGAAAAACACCGAACTGGAGCAACTGATCAACGAGAAACTGAACAGCGCCGCCATCAGCGACTACGCGCCAAACGGTTTACAGGTTGAAGGCAAAGAGACGGTGCAGAAAATTGTCACCGGCGTGACCGCCAGTCAGGCGTTACTGGATGAAGCGGTGCGTTTGCAGGCCGATGCGGTCATCGTTCATCATGGTTATTTCTGGAAAGGCGAGTCCCCGGTGATTCGCGGAATGAAGCGCAATCGCCTGAAAACACTGCTGGCGAATGACATTAACCTCTACGGCTGGCATCTCCCGCTGGATGCGCATCCGGAACTGGGCAACAACGCACAGCTGGCGTCCCTGCTGGGCATCACCGTGCTGGGGGAAATCGAGCCGCTGGTTCCCTGGGGCGAACTGGCGATTCCGGTGCCGGGGCTGGAACTGGCGTCGTGGATTGAAGCGCGTCTTGGACGCAAGCCGCTGTGGTGCGGTGATACCGGGCCGGATACCGTTAAACGTGTTGCCTGGTGCACCGGCGGTGGACAAAGCTTCATCGACAGCGCCGCGCAGGCTGGCGTCGACGCCTTTATCACCGGCGAAGTTTCTGAACAAACCATCCACTCTGCCCGTGAACAGGGGCTGCATTTCTACGCCGCCGGACACCATGCTACCGAACGCGGCGGGATCCGTGCGCTCAGCGAATGGCTGACGGAGAACACCGATTTGGATGTGACATTTATTGATATTCCCAACCCTGCATAA